The bacterium genomic sequence GGCCCGAAGTATCGTGATGCCGGATTGCTGTTCGTAGGCGACCGGGGCCGTCCGCTCAATCCGAGCAATCTCAGGAATCGCGACCACTTTGATCGGCTGACGCGTCTCAAACTGCCGCGCTTCCGGCTGCACGATTTGAGGCATCTTCAGGCGACGTTCCTGAACGCGCAGCATATCGACGCCCGCCACATCGCAGACCGGCTCGGACACAGCCGGGCATCGTTCACGCAGGACCGCTACATCCACGCGGACCCGGCGGCTCAAGAACAGGTCGCGGCGATTGCTAATGAATTGCTAGTGAAAACTCCGGTTCCAAGCGGCGAGGCGACGGCGCACTGAAACCGCTGAAACCCGCGCCACGCCTTGCTTTCAGGTGGTGGACCTGGAGGGAATTGAACCCTCGACCTCCTCTACGCCAAAGAGGCGCTCTCCCGCTGAGCTACAGGCCCGCGCGAACCGTACGGGACAAAGCGTATTATAACGAACCACCGCGAAGCGGTCTACGCCCGCCCCGGGTGAGCGCCGTGTGAACGGGACGCGAGTCAGAGCGGCCGTTCAGCGTAGAGGTAGACGCGCTCGGTCGTGAAGCCGAGCGCCGACCCGAACGCCTCCGCGACGACGTCCCCGGCCCAATGCGTACCGACCACCATGTGGACGCCGCGCGCGCCGAGGGCCGCTAG encodes the following:
- a CDS encoding tyrosine-type recombinase/integrase, with the translated sequence RNPAYGQPKTKRGRRTVLLPVEAIEAIRLALLWKHERRLKLGPKYRDAGLLFVGDRGRPLNPSNLRNRDHFDRLTRLKLPRFRLHDLRHLQATFLNAQHIDARHIADRLGHSRASFTQDRYIHADPAAQEQVAAIANELLVKTPVPSGEATAH